The following are from one region of the Coffea eugenioides isolate CCC68of chromosome 2, Ceug_1.0, whole genome shotgun sequence genome:
- the LOC113761546 gene encoding ras-related protein RABF1, giving the protein MGCSSSLPDRNSGRLGGLNPENGSANDAKNLRVKLVLLGDSGVGKSCIVLRFVRGQFDPTSKVTIGASFLSQTIALQDSTTVKFEIWDTAGQERYAALAPLYYRGAAVAVVVYDITSPETFAKAQYWVKELQKHGSPGMIMALVGNKADLQEKREVSAQDGMEYAEKNGMFFIETSAKTADNINQLFEEIAKRLPRPPAS; this is encoded by the exons ATGGGTTGTTCGTCTTCGCTGCCAG ATAGGAATTCGGGTCGGTTGGGTGGACTTAATCCGGAAAATGGTAGTGCAAATGATGCTAAAAACCTCCGTGTGAAG CTGGTGCTGTTAGGTGATTCTGGTGTTGGGAAAAGCTGTATTGTTCTTCGTTTTGTCCGTGGCCAGTTTGATCCAACATCCAAG GTAACTATTGGAGCTTCATTCTTGTCTCAGACTATAGCTTTGCAGGATTCTACCACTGTTAAGTTTGAAATATGGGATACTGCTGGTCAAGAGAG ATATGCAGCACTGGCACCACTGTATTACCGAGGTGCTGCAGTGGCAGTTGTTGTGTATGACATCACTAGTCCTGAAACATTTGCCAAAGCACAGTATTGGGTCAAG GAACTACAAAAACATGGGAGCCCCGGGATGATCATGGCATTGGTAGGTAACAAAGCTGATCTCCAAGAAAAACGAGAAGTGTCAGCTCAA GATGGAATGGAGTATGCGGAGAAGAATGGGATGTTTTTCATTGAGACATCTGCCAAGACAGCAGATAACATAAACCAGTTATTTGAG GAAATAGCGAAGAGACTCCCGCGGCCACCTGCTTCCTGA